Within the Glycine soja cultivar W05 chromosome 3, ASM419377v2, whole genome shotgun sequence genome, the region GACTGCATGCTGACAAATGTATAATCCATCATACATTGTGAAGCTTCTATTTggctaaatatataaaatactgATGATAAAGTTTATTAAATAGGATTCATGGGAACCAACTAGCAGAGATGCCATTTGTTACAACCCGCTCTGTTTATAGGCATGAAGGAATGTTCAGCCGGCTTCTAAACGCCATTGAATCGGTGAGTTCATAGTTAAGGTTATTTGTCTCTTTCGTTACAAGTATGTGCTGATGCTCTACAAGCAAAATTGTTCGCAAGGTTTTGAAAAATGATCATCTACAAATTCAATTGTGGCCTTTTaacatatagttttttttttttaatgtttttgtgaCTATATTGTGGCCGGCTGGCCGCATTGTTCTACTTCTCTGCAACTTCTTACAATATCAAGAATTTCAATGAAACTTTGACTatgatatatataaactttttggtTACttcaaaattaacttatgtttcTATGATGTTACTATTTGCCTGCAGGCACTCAGCTTTCTAAATGTTGAGTTATTAGTCATACCATCTGTCAAAGAATTAAGAGAAATTTGGATTCGTTCCTTTGGGTTTGAGCCACTTGATTTGAGAAGCAAGAAAATGATGAAGGGCATGAATCTGTTGGTATTCCGTGGCACCGAAATGTTACAGAAAAAGATACCAAAGCGTAATTTTCCTGATGAGAATTTGAAGTCATATAGCCGTCAAACAAGTAAAAGAAATTTGGACTCGTTCCTTTTTAATTAAGGCTTGCCTCTCTATCCCTGAATACATGCACGCACGTATGTACGTGCCAAATAATTCaggttctttatatatatatatatatatatatatatatatatatatatatatatatatatattgtatgttGTGGAATTATGCAGGGGATTGGCTATTTATTTAAAAGGGTTTGGATACTCTTGTACcccatattatataaaatttctttggcttatcattaaaaaaaaaaccttgccgGTGGTGCTTCATGGCTTCATGCAGTGCTATGTTGAGGTAATAGTCCTTTTAAACCAAGCTATGGTGAGGTACATTTAAAGTTTGTATTAGGGTTTAAAAGTACTTTATTTGCGAATAATTATAAACATAttacaatatttttgttttatttgtccgaaaatgtataaatatagtatttattgtttttatttttatgcaaatctttcaaaacaaagaaaataataataataatttaataattattatgaaaataaaaaataataaaatattttctcaaaactAAATGCTATGTCCTAAGCTATATGGGAGGTTCACCGacgtatccaaaaaaaaattctcaataggaacaagaaataatttataatatttttgcaaaaaaatatcacaaatttttacaaaatatataattttataaccaaagaataattcaaaatacTTAAACttatacaaattataatatcatttatgtatttttattgaaaatatctatgaatgtttcattattaatactatatatatatatatatatatatatatatatatatatatatatatatatatattatctctcTAGGTATGTAATTAATCAAACAAtcattcatctttttttatgtgattgtgcattttatttttcacaaaatgtattgttaagaaatttttaaattacaaattcTCTTAAtctcttgttttgtttgaaaattaGGATAAAATCACTAAATGAAAGTATGTAGCATAAGTTAGTAAATGAATCCTTCTGTTTAATTGGATATTGTTGTagcattaaaaattatgttattatttttggtctccaatttttttaggtacaatttagttttttttttatttttaaaatgtttaatttaattccttAATTTATATGTTACGTTCAACTTAAtccctttatttttaaaatttctaattaggtctttattttttaaaatgaatttaatttagtcttattttttaaaaatatttggagATGATAAAAAACGAATGAGATTAAAttgaacttattttaaaaaataagaatctaattgaactttttaactaaatagatcaaatattaaactaaaaaataaattagaggactaaaataataattaaatttaaaaattaaaaggataaaatattaaaattagtataaattaaattctctcttttttatttcttacatttttaaaaaactatcttatataagtaaaaaaaaaaaaatagtgggaAGAATTGCTCGCACAACTTAATAGGTAGATCCGTCCAGGAGAGGTTTGAGATTTTCAAAGACATTGTGAATCTAGCAAGCTATCTAGCAATTTAGGTGGAATGAGATTTTCAAAGTCATTACTGAATAATGcattttagaagaaaaaccATTTTGGTTTTAGACTTACGATAATTccaaaatttgaatataaaaaaattaaatcaatatatatagagagaacaCTGTACTcggttatttttctttattaattattttttaattattttatatacacaTATCTTAAAAGTATATCCTAAAAATTAAAGGGATGACattttataatcttattttatgctaaaaaaaaaaaaacttatgggAAACCCACCTTATTATTTGACTAGATTATAGCTATACAAACTTAATTCAAGTTTTAcatcaataaattataaacaattatataagaaaatttgaCACCATGAGTCTTCTCTTCACTTGTATATTGTTCAACTTTTTCACTTCTATTCTACTCCATGTGAAATTTCACCTTATACTCCAATACAACATAGAACAATAAGACCAAAAGTTTTTGGCTGAATCTTCTTGCATGGCTCATACCCAAGttatttcactaaaaaaattaataattcgaAAACAAAGGAGGGGGTCAAATTGTGATTCTGATTCTGTCTAGCTTTTTGAcgattcttatttttcttatctgcATGTGGCCATTTCTGATCTATGTCTGGATATGCAACGATTCCGTATAAATCAAAAAGACGATTAGTCAATAAGCTAATACTTATTTATTCATATGTATTGACTTGTCAAAATTTCCTTTATAAGGAACACTTTGAAGAgttaaataataacattaatgaACCAAGATGTAACGACAAACCGGAGGTAGAGACTGAATTGCCCACCTGCAAATTGTTATTACGTCTTTTATGCATCTGCATAGAATTAATTCTGACGAAACCTGACTATATGAGTATGAGTATGAGCATGACACAAAAATTAGAGGAACAGTGGCACTAAGTGAGAGCATTTCAGCTCGAGACACCATTATGATTCATGAatacaatataaataaataaaaacttgctTGTTCTCTCTGCAACCCTGCAGAGTGttcaaaaccattttttttctttcttctaacTTGAATACAAGTTGCCTCTGTTAGTTGTTACTTCCCATCTTTTTTTCTACAAAACACTTTTTTCTCCAAAATTCTGAATTTCTCATTTACCGTTCGCTGCATAAACTTACTAGTTTCATGAGAAGCGACGAAATTAATAAAGAAAGTTTTCCAGACCTGTTAAGCGAGTAAATAATCAAACTAGCTAATTCCGAATGATAATTTCAGTGACATtgatatataaatgataaatttaattattatctctTAAAAGTTCTAAAATGTGATTTCTCAAACTAATGAAGGTGTTGGTTCGAGTGAACCAGATTGTTAAACAAATTTAATCACATTTAAAAACTACTAAACTTGACAATTAAATACTACTACTTATTTAAGgatcataaatataattattcaaagGCTAATTCACTAATTAACACAATTAGATTATTTATTCTTCAGCATAGGTATACTCCGTATTCGAAAGAGTTTAATTTAACCTTCCCAGTGTAAGAAATGACCTAGTAAAATCCTCACAAGTTTGAAACAGAAAAATAGCTAGTTCCATCATTTTacatgtgtttttttctttctaatttaaagtttttcttaattaaaaaagaaaaatttatcaaatgaaAAGAAGATAACTGTACGAATATTACTGTGATAGAAAACCAAAAATTTACTCCACTAAATGAGAAATGAAATccaattgaagaaaaaattgtcAGGTTGACGTCCCTCAAATTAGATTAATATCTCTGTCCCAAATAAAATTAGAGTATTAATATTCCTgttcaaaattatataacattacttataaaaaaagataaataatatataatagagaaatagaaggaaaaaaataacttttaaaatgttGTATAAAAGTTTATAATGAGATAAGATATATTATTcctagagaaaaaagaaatggaaaagATGCATAAGGACACCGAATGCATGGCTACGGGGACCAACTTTGGGATCGGGTTCCCCACACATTAACAaactaaaaacaagaaaaatcaaagaTGTCACTTCCTAGCTACTGCTATGCTAACTAAGTGCTAATTAGTAGAGTAAATAAGTAAACTAAACAACGAAAATTGTGATGCCGcacattaattaatcaaagtaAACTTGTGCTGAAGAAATCATTAGTGCTAATGCAAAACctttataatgaaaaataatgttgGTTGTACCACTAATTAATCATCACTGTCtgaattaccaaaaaaactcACTGTCTGGCGCCTAAGTTAAGTTTTCAACTTACAGATGCACATGCAAATTCTCAATAGTTATCTAACTCGAACATCCACCGCCGTCGCCGGCAACGTCATCGTCATCGGAACCGGGATCCTGCGGCGGAAAATAAGAACGCGATATGAGGCTGAGGAGAAAATCAGAAAAAGCACGGAGAATGAACTTGTGCGTGCTTTTCGGGTTGAGCGCAAGATAACAAAGAAGAAGCTCGTGCAGCTCGCGCCATTTGGACGCCACGTCCATCAACTCGGGACGCGCCGCCACCATCTCCTCCATCGACTGCCGGAAGTCCGCGTAAGGGTCCGGCGAGTACTTCGTTACTGCAATGCTGCTGTCCAATAACGCCTTTGCTTCCCTTTCGTCAGAATCATGAATGAAacctaaaacaaattaatttaaggaaaaaaacaagttatgcactatatatatatatatatatatatatatatatatatatatagtttacaATAGTTTTACATCACCAtctactattttaaaaattgaagatttatgattgaattacaaaaaaaaaatctaaaattaataacaaatattttttaataaatttaaaaattgagatTCAGTAATTTTACTCTTGAATTGGTCCTGTCTTTCGTCAATGGATGAGGATGTGGTGCAGTCGGTGTCGGTGGTGTTGGCGGATTCGACGATGGAGTTGGAGCGGCCGGGGGAGGTGAAGAAGAATCGTTGGGAGGCAAAAGCGGTGACCAAGTCGGCAGGTTTGGGTTCGGGTCCAAGGCTCGGAAATGGGTTTTGTGGGGTCACGGTACTGCGATCATGGTTGAAGTCCTTGATTAGGGTTGATGACGTGGCGGGTGGTGATGGATGGTTGTGATTGTGATGAACGGGTGAGGAAGTGGCGGTGGGGTTTGTCGGATGAGATTTGGGTGTGAACGGTTGCATGGGATTGGAGAAACATAGTTTCAGGTTGTAGCGGCTGaggttgtttctttttcttgttggcGGCGTGTTTGTGTTTGGCATAGTTGGTTATGTGAAGAAgggaaaaaggaagaagaaagctaTGTGCTTGGTGGTTATATATACTATTACTTGTGAAGTGTTTTGTATGAGATCCAAATTTTAGAACACGGATGagttgattttttctttttctgaaaagaaaaaaaggtgaaTGGAAAGAGAAGGGGGATTCGGTGGGCATTTGGGTTCGTACGATTTCAACGGTGACGGGACAGCCGTAGAACACTGTAGTATTAAAATTGGACCCACTGTCTTCGATGATCAACTCTTGCTTTCGTCTAAGGCGTGTGTAACTGGACGGCCTCGGCAGATTTTTTCTCTCTACTTTTTAGAGAGAGGAGAAAGAGACACGagaaaagggttttttttttttttttttacatgaaaaaGATGGATAAGTCAATCTTCATTTATTAAATGTACCCAAAAAACATCTTCAtttattaagataaaatttaattaaatgcaGTTATTTAAGATGGTTTTACCTTGTTATTCAGTTACAGTTGACATTTTGTCTTGATAATTAatgcaaatatttattatataatatattattaaacacTCATTCAAATTAATGGATGTAGTTCAATTAATAATAGACTCTAAATTTACAAAAGATAATTTATGTTTGATtcttacataatatatttttttaagagtaagaaagaatttcaaatgTAATTAAGTCTTGAATTGATGATTAGTGTTATGGTCAAATTAAAGTTAaagtttgttaaaatattttaagatttcaCTGGAAAGTCAAAAATCGTAattataatagttaaaaaaatgctcAGATCAAGCATAAGTTCTATTAATCTAAATCATAGATTTAAATGTGAATTgaagaataatattaaaagtactttaaaattataatattattttttatgagaaaaattacaatattataAATACGAATTCAATTCTTTCTAAAGATTACAATTGACATTTTGTCTtaataattaatgcaaaaatttattataaggaATATCAAAatggaatttgaatttgaactttttttatgtaataaattattaaaggcTTGGTTAAAATTCAATGGATCCAAGTAAGTTCACGATGACTTTATGATAAATGACTTGTTTTCGATTCTCATGTAAtacattataatatattattagagaAAGACAAAGAATTTTAAATGTGATTAAGTCTCAGATGAATGATTAGTCTCATAGTTGATTCGAAGAATTGAAACTTATGAAATACTTTGAGATTCTATTAGAGAACTAAAAACTCTAATTAAGGTGGTTAAAAAATGCTCAATTCAAGGACAAAGTGTGCCTGAAtcataaaattgaatttcatcgaattgaaaaataatattaaaagcactttaaaattacaatattataAATCCGAATataattctttataaaaatgttatatgaTAGAGTACTTTAAAATATGACTATAGCTATAGTACACTTTATAATTTGTagaattcttaaaaattaattctttataTAGCTTACTTTCTCTTATTGGATACTACAATTGGTTGAAAAGAATATTAGTCTTATTTTCATATCACTCATAAGGTTACATTAATACTTTTATGTTAAAAGTGTTTTTCGGATATGACTCAGGGATG harbors:
- the LOC114405527 gene encoding transcription repressor OFP16-like, encoding MPNTNTPPTRKRNNLSRYNLKLCFSNPMQPFTPKSHPTNPTATSSPVHHNHNHPSPPATSSTLIKDFNHDRSTVTPQNPFPSLGPEPKPADLVTAFASQRFFFTSPGRSNSIVESANTTDTDCTTSSSIDERQDQFKSFIHDSDEREAKALLDSSIAVTKYSPDPYADFRQSMEEMVAARPELMDVASKWRELHELLLCYLALNPKSTHKFILRAFSDFLLSLISRSYFPPQDPGSDDDDVAGDGGGCSS